One genomic segment of Pelagerythrobacter marensis includes these proteins:
- a CDS encoding TonB-dependent siderophore receptor, whose product MFAVPAWAQAEGRGENGRATQAGGGEFDAEGDEIVVVGSYTTGEELDSATGLGLSIQETPQSVTVMTAQRMEDQAIRTLSDVVNNAAGVSAKARDSSRNGFSARGFGIRNYQIDGVPLQWGGGDEAGESLLDMAIYERVEIVRGATGLLTGAGEPSASINLVRKHADSRELTGSVSASIGRWDAYSVSGDLSAPVTADGTIRARGVVRYAENDSHVERLHDQTLVLYGVIDADITPDTRLSIGASYQDNDPSGTTWGGLPVWHADGSRTDWARSKTNGAEWASWASTNETYFANLTQNIGETWSVEIYGTNSVNKGNLRLLYLSGQPDAVTGLGMSSSAYGADTERSQIDVGFRANGTYNLFDRSHDLVVGASYARQDYESLTYARDPLPPVGDFNAWDGTYPAPVWGARSQAVDLRTKQWGYYAATRFSLSDPLKLIAGGRLSSWTREGLNYGSMLDFGDKNRFLPYVGVLYDLAPNHTVYASYTRIFEPQNSRDRNGDYLAPVAGENYEIGLKSSFFRGALNTALSVFRIEQDNLAQPDVGHTVPGTTPPAQAYYAARGATSTGFEIEANGEILPGWSVAANYTQFEAEDADDNRINTLYPQKLLRVFTTYRFRGAMDGLTIGGGVNWEDTSYSDTINPITGEDERLEVESYALVNLMARYELGNGLSAQLNAENLFDKTYYSQIGFYNQLAYGEPRNVTLTLRYQF is encoded by the coding sequence GTGTTTGCGGTTCCGGCTTGGGCGCAGGCGGAAGGGCGAGGGGAGAACGGTCGCGCGACTCAGGCGGGCGGGGGCGAGTTTGATGCCGAGGGGGACGAGATCGTCGTCGTCGGATCTTATACCACCGGGGAGGAACTGGATTCGGCCACCGGCCTCGGCCTGTCGATTCAGGAAACGCCGCAGTCCGTAACCGTGATGACTGCGCAGCGCATGGAAGACCAGGCCATTCGCACCCTGTCGGATGTGGTCAACAATGCGGCTGGCGTCTCGGCAAAGGCGCGCGACAGCTCGCGTAACGGCTTTTCCGCGCGCGGCTTCGGCATCCGCAACTATCAGATCGATGGCGTTCCGCTGCAGTGGGGCGGGGGCGACGAGGCCGGCGAGTCCCTGCTCGACATGGCGATTTACGAACGCGTCGAAATCGTGCGCGGCGCGACCGGTCTGCTGACAGGCGCAGGCGAGCCATCAGCCTCGATCAATCTTGTGCGCAAGCATGCGGACAGCCGCGAACTGACAGGCTCCGTCTCCGCCAGCATTGGCCGCTGGGATGCCTATTCGGTATCCGGCGATCTGAGTGCGCCGGTTACGGCAGATGGCACGATCCGCGCCCGCGGCGTGGTGCGCTATGCCGAGAATGACAGCCATGTCGAACGGCTCCACGATCAGACGCTGGTGCTCTACGGTGTGATCGATGCCGATATTACGCCTGACACGCGGCTCAGCATCGGTGCAAGCTATCAGGACAACGATCCCAGCGGCACCACCTGGGGCGGCCTTCCCGTCTGGCATGCCGACGGATCGCGCACCGACTGGGCCCGCTCGAAGACCAACGGCGCGGAATGGGCGAGCTGGGCCTCCACCAACGAAACCTACTTCGCAAACCTGACGCAGAACATCGGCGAGACCTGGTCGGTCGAAATCTACGGCACGAATTCGGTCAACAAGGGCAACCTGCGCCTGCTTTACCTGAGCGGTCAGCCCGACGCGGTCACCGGTCTTGGCATGAGTTCGTCGGCTTATGGTGCCGATACCGAACGTTCGCAGATCGATGTCGGCTTCCGTGCCAACGGGACCTACAATCTGTTTGACCGCTCGCACGATCTCGTGGTCGGTGCGAGTTACGCTAGGCAGGACTATGAATCGCTAACCTACGCGCGCGATCCGCTTCCCCCGGTCGGAGACTTCAACGCCTGGGATGGCACATATCCGGCACCTGTCTGGGGTGCCCGGTCGCAGGCGGTCGATCTGCGGACGAAGCAATGGGGTTACTACGCGGCCACGCGATTCTCGCTCAGCGATCCGCTGAAGCTGATCGCCGGCGGCCGTCTGTCCAGCTGGACCCGTGAAGGGCTGAACTATGGCTCGATGCTCGATTTCGGGGACAAGAACCGCTTCCTGCCTTATGTCGGCGTCCTGTACGATCTCGCGCCGAACCATACCGTATACGCCAGCTACACCCGAATATTCGAGCCACAGAACAGCCGCGACCGCAACGGTGATTATCTCGCGCCAGTCGCTGGCGAGAATTACGAGATCGGTCTGAAAAGTAGCTTCTTCCGCGGTGCGCTCAACACGGCGCTGTCGGTCTTCCGTATCGAACAGGACAATCTGGCCCAGCCTGACGTAGGCCACACCGTGCCTGGCACCACACCGCCTGCCCAGGCCTATTATGCCGCGAGGGGCGCAACCAGCACGGGTTTCGAAATAGAGGCGAACGGCGAGATTCTTCCGGGCTGGTCGGTGGCTGCCAACTACACGCAGTTCGAAGCAGAAGACGCCGACGATAACCGCATCAACACCCTCTACCCGCAAAAGCTGCTGCGGGTGTTCACCACCTACCGGTTCCGCGGGGCGATGGACGGTTTGACGATCGGTGGCGGTGTCAATTGGGAGGACACGAGCTATTCCGATACGATCAACCCGATAACGGGCGAGGATGAGCGGCTCGAAGTCGAAAGCTACGCTCTCGTCAATCTGATGGCGCGCTATGAACTCGGGAACGGGCTGTCGGCGCAGCTCAATGCCGAAAACCTGTTCGACAAGACTTACTACTCGCAGATCGGGTTCTACAACCAGCTTGCCTATGGCGAACCCCGCAACGTGACACTGACGCTGCGTTATCAGTTCTGA
- the hspQ gene encoding heat shock protein HspQ, producing the protein MERSQFFSAQAGRFIEMPRHARARFGIGDVVRHRMFDFRGVVFDVDPVFSNSEEWYEAIPEDIRPRRDQPFYHLLAENEDSSYVAYVSQQNLLPDADGGPVDHPNVAELFDDFRNGRYKMRRSLTH; encoded by the coding sequence ATGGAACGTTCGCAGTTCTTTTCGGCCCAGGCCGGCCGGTTCATCGAAATGCCACGCCACGCCCGGGCCCGTTTCGGCATCGGCGACGTGGTACGCCATCGCATGTTCGATTTCCGCGGCGTCGTGTTCGACGTCGATCCGGTCTTCTCCAACAGCGAAGAATGGTACGAAGCGATCCCCGAGGATATTCGTCCGCGGCGCGACCAGCCGTTCTATCACCTTCTGGCCGAGAACGAGGATTCGTCCTACGTCGCCTATGTCAGCCAGCAGAACCTGCTGCCCGATGCGGACGGCGGACCGGTGGATCATCCCAACGTGGCCGAACTGTTCGATGATTTTCGCAACGGGCGCTACAAGATGCGCCGCTCGCTAACGCACTGA